From Solidesulfovibrio sp., the proteins below share one genomic window:
- a CDS encoding glycosyltransferase family 39 protein: MIRFPRPVPGPGRPDRLEGLLVGAVTLLGLGLRLFAVDVTGLWWDEFVTLGRAAWPLADLLPSLAFQGPSDVSLDSSPPLFHLLVHASLALFGHNDVAVKLPSLVAGTLTIPAVWLLGRRLFSRTTGLAGAAITAVALFHIHYSREARPYALYLLCALLGLFFLLRAMDSGRRRDWLGFVLANAAMFYASYLASATFFAEGCLVCGRAALTWRHDRAGARRLLGRAALAAALVLLAYLPWLPGHLFQVRTIQADGPTGDRFDSAGFFAVLKAFTAMHDQSGQPWPAILGGLALLGLLRHLRQGRWRAVAALAVWSGSALAMAAALPTQIHVSIRYLVNLFFFYAYLAAGGVEALTALVPRRLPRAAPAVLAVLGGLACGWPMAQALPYYVKRDSPSIKSVLADLALSRDNVDWLLYYRNRHLKIVADWYLPGVFQTAARLPDRAYRRFFFLSPGDLPGKPALPGLVPVRRTFWADIDKGGLVNRAPLPLDAPFAADFTGLGFYADVYRADNMAPDQSYATLGLYDCRRPGRAVFAFAVPPGTRAGQARATVTLDLRPGKAGLPESRATILAGTSVDALSPVATATARDFPPGQSRLDREVVLPAPDPASGLVFLAVELVAGRVDGFLEIAGLRLDPPADLRLPEDAAPLWRRRAAAIAANTHVLPGLGRAGQALGGAALFGFADRPEPDLGLGGREDLDAYVAAYPDDAPVAALADETGAVRARYFDPDLRHPFAGLNAVAGTVLPGFDGPVTARGLVAESPVAGQSARIGPSTLRLPVSGPDGARLLLRDDGTGLLHFSPAFDRPLAELAEGMFLGDALAAVPGEPAVTCAGDAPCFLAYAVAASPDRPEAAPITGFRLAWYPRVLTDNTGHNRVTAAYSTDGATYLPLGELRSVGDFFWYGGAMRMVRDVRLPRPADRLYLRFALSGGGAQLWSAPRTPMTLDVRLAGTGFAGLPLPSGAFTADSPDGPARLLPTLAPPPLGDGLRERR, encoded by the coding sequence ATGATCCGCTTTCCCCGCCCCGTCCCCGGACCGGGCCGGCCGGACCGGCTGGAAGGGCTTCTGGTCGGCGCCGTCACGCTCCTCGGCCTTGGCCTGCGCCTTTTCGCCGTGGACGTGACGGGCCTGTGGTGGGACGAATTCGTGACACTTGGCCGGGCGGCCTGGCCCCTTGCCGACTTGCTGCCGTCGCTGGCCTTCCAGGGGCCAAGCGACGTGAGCCTCGACTCCTCGCCGCCGCTTTTCCATTTGCTCGTCCACGCGAGCCTGGCGCTTTTCGGCCACAACGACGTGGCGGTCAAGCTGCCGAGCCTCGTCGCCGGCACGCTGACCATCCCGGCCGTCTGGCTGCTCGGCCGGCGGCTTTTTTCCCGGACAACCGGCCTGGCCGGGGCGGCCATCACCGCCGTGGCGCTGTTTCACATCCACTATTCCCGCGAGGCCAGGCCCTACGCCCTGTACCTGCTGTGCGCCCTGCTGGGGCTTTTTTTCCTGCTGCGGGCCATGGACTCGGGCCGGCGCCGCGACTGGCTCGGCTTCGTCCTGGCCAATGCCGCCATGTTCTATGCCTCCTACCTGGCCTCGGCCACGTTTTTCGCCGAGGGCTGCCTCGTCTGCGGCCGGGCGGCCCTGACCTGGCGCCACGACCGGGCCGGAGCCCGACGCCTGCTCGGCCGGGCCGCCCTGGCCGCCGCCCTGGTGCTTCTCGCCTACCTCCCCTGGCTGCCCGGCCACCTCTTCCAGGTGCGCACCATCCAGGCCGACGGCCCCACGGGCGACCGCTTCGACTCGGCCGGCTTTTTCGCCGTGCTCAAGGCCTTCACCGCCATGCACGACCAGTCCGGCCAGCCCTGGCCGGCCATCCTCGGCGGGCTGGCCCTGCTCGGGCTCCTGCGCCATCTCCGTCAGGGCCGGTGGCGGGCCGTGGCCGCCCTGGCCGTCTGGTCGGGCAGCGCCCTGGCCATGGCCGCCGCGCTGCCCACGCAGATCCACGTCTCCATCCGCTACCTGGTCAACCTGTTCTTTTTCTATGCCTACCTGGCCGCCGGCGGCGTCGAGGCCCTGACGGCCCTGGTGCCCCGGCGGTTGCCCCGGGCCGCGCCGGCGGTCCTGGCCGTGCTTGGTGGCCTGGCCTGCGGCTGGCCCATGGCCCAGGCCTTGCCGTATTACGTCAAGCGCGACAGCCCGAGCATCAAAAGCGTGCTGGCCGACCTGGCCCTTTCGCGCGACAATGTGGACTGGCTTTTGTATTACCGAAACCGGCACCTCAAGATCGTGGCCGACTGGTACCTGCCCGGCGTTTTTCAAACGGCGGCGCGCCTTCCGGACCGGGCCTACCGCCGCTTCTTCTTCCTTTCCCCCGGCGACCTGCCCGGCAAGCCCGCCCTGCCCGGGCTTGTCCCGGTGCGCCGAACCTTCTGGGCCGACATCGACAAGGGCGGCCTGGTCAACCGCGCCCCCCTGCCCCTGGATGCGCCCTTCGCCGCGGATTTCACCGGCCTGGGTTTCTACGCCGACGTGTACCGAGCCGACAACATGGCCCCGGACCAGAGCTACGCCACCCTCGGCCTCTACGATTGCCGGCGGCCCGGCCGGGCGGTCTTCGCCTTCGCCGTGCCGCCGGGCACGCGGGCCGGCCAGGCCCGGGCGACCGTGACCCTGGATCTGCGGCCGGGCAAGGCCGGATTGCCCGAATCCCGGGCCACCATCCTGGCCGGGACGTCGGTGGACGCCCTTTCCCCCGTGGCCACGGCCACGGCCCGGGATTTTCCCCCGGGCCAGTCCCGGCTGGACCGCGAGGTCGTCCTGCCGGCCCCGGACCCGGCATCGGGGCTGGTTTTCCTGGCCGTGGAACTCGTGGCCGGCCGGGTGGACGGCTTTTTGGAAATCGCCGGCCTGCGCCTCGATCCGCCGGCGGACCTGCGCCTGCCCGAGGACGCCGCGCCCTTGTGGCGGCGCCGGGCGGCGGCCATTGCCGCCAACACCCACGTCCTGCCGGGCCTGGGCCGGGCCGGGCAGGCCCTGGGCGGCGCGGCGCTGTTCGGCTTCGCCGACCGGCCCGAACCCGACCTCGGCCTGGGCGGCCGGGAGGACCTGGACGCTTACGTGGCGGCCTACCCCGACGACGCCCCCGTGGCCGCGCTGGCCGACGAAACCGGGGCCGTCCGGGCGCGCTATTTCGACCCGGACCTGCGCCACCCCTTCGCGGGCCTAAACGCCGTTGCGGGCACGGTCCTGCCCGGTTTCGACGGTCCGGTCACGGCCCGGGGCCTGGTGGCCGAGAGCCCCGTGGCCGGCCAATCGGCACGCATCGGCCCGTCCACGTTGCGGCTCCCGGTATCCGGCCCGGACGGCGCGCGGCTGCTGCTGCGCGACGACGGCACGGGCCTGCTCCATTTTTCCCCGGCCTTCGACCGCCCCCTGGCCGAACTGGCCGAGGGGATGTTCCTGGGCGACGCCCTGGCCGCCGTGCCCGGGGAGCCGGCCGTCACCTGCGCCGGGGACGCGCCCTGCTTTCTCGCCTACGCCGTGGCCGCCTCGCCGGACCGCCCGGAGGCCGCGCCCATCACCGGCTTCCGCCTGGCCTGGTACCCCCGGGTGCTCACCGACAACACCGGCCACAACCGCGTCACGGCCGCCTATTCCACGGACGGCGCGACCTACCTGCCCCTGGGGGAACTGCGTAGCGTCGGCGATTTCTTCTGGTACGGCGGGGCCATGCGCATGGTGCGCGACGTGCGCCTGCCCCGGCCGGCGGACAGGCTCTATCTGCGCTTCGCCCTGTCCGGCGGCGGAGCCCAGCTGTGGAGCGCGCCGCGAACCCCGATGACCCTGGACGTGCGCCTGGCCGGCACGGGCTTCGCCGGCCTGCCCCTGCCGTCCGGGGCGTTCACGGCGGACAGCCCCGACGGGCCGGCCAGGCTGTTGCCGACCCTGGCGCCGCCGCCCCTCGGAGACGGCCTGCGGGAACGCCGCTGA
- a CDS encoding HDOD domain-containing protein → MKRRLPFSQLTAGMRLAEPLCRRDGALLLPQDIVLTQRHLQLFPVWNVEAAVVHEESPAEENAPEASTPETAFAAADIDAAREALRPRFAHVDPTFPPMATLIDLAVGRAVPLLTRRGPAALALPGPIPEPALPPVPDTPPPGPMALIESDPKLTSLPDVFVRINEVLNDAHSTAKEAAEAIGKDTSLSTKLLKLVNSAFYGFPVKVDTLSRAVTIVGSRQLTTLALGISVIALFKDLPGGLVDMRSFWKHSIACGVFASTLADPQAGGEVERLFVAGLLHDVGRLVLYRNLPRHAAHVLATARLERILLREAERRLLGFDHATLAGMLLRKWRFPESLEKAVRHHHGGLAHLSMPLPATVHVADAIAGALGLGSSGEIFAPPLSPAAWGAVGLAQDRLPDVTAASMVHIEDITRSFLPDEA, encoded by the coding sequence ATGAAAAGACGTCTGCCATTCTCGCAACTTACCGCCGGCATGCGGCTGGCCGAGCCCCTGTGCCGCCGCGACGGGGCGTTGCTCCTGCCCCAGGACATTGTTTTGACGCAGCGGCACCTGCAGCTTTTTCCGGTCTGGAACGTCGAGGCGGCCGTGGTCCACGAGGAATCGCCGGCCGAGGAAAACGCCCCCGAAGCATCGACGCCCGAAACGGCCTTCGCCGCCGCGGACATCGACGCCGCGCGCGAAGCCTTGCGGCCCCGCTTCGCCCATGTCGATCCGACCTTCCCGCCCATGGCCACCCTGATCGACCTGGCCGTGGGCCGGGCCGTGCCGCTGCTGACGCGCCGGGGGCCGGCCGCCCTGGCCCTGCCCGGGCCCATTCCCGAGCCGGCCCTGCCGCCCGTGCCGGACACGCCGCCGCCCGGCCCCATGGCGCTCATCGAGTCCGATCCCAAGCTCACCTCCCTGCCGGACGTGTTCGTGCGCATCAACGAGGTCCTAAACGACGCCCACAGCACGGCCAAGGAGGCCGCCGAGGCCATCGGCAAGGACACGAGCCTGTCCACCAAGCTCTTGAAGCTGGTCAACAGCGCCTTCTACGGCTTTCCGGTCAAGGTCGACACCCTGTCGCGGGCCGTGACCATCGTGGGCAGCCGCCAGCTCACCACCCTGGCCCTGGGCATTTCCGTCATCGCGCTGTTCAAGGACCTGCCCGGGGGCCTGGTGGACATGCGTTCGTTTTGGAAGCACAGCATCGCCTGCGGCGTGTTCGCCTCGACCCTGGCCGATCCCCAGGCCGGGGGCGAGGTGGAGCGGCTGTTCGTGGCCGGGCTGCTGCACGACGTGGGCCGGCTGGTGCTCTACCGCAACCTGCCGCGCCACGCCGCCCATGTCCTGGCCACCGCCCGCCTGGAACGCATCCTGTTGCGCGAGGCCGAGCGCCGGCTGCTCGGCTTCGACCACGCCACCCTGGCCGGCATGCTCCTGCGCAAGTGGCGCTTCCCCGAAAGTCTGGAAAAGGCCGTGCGCCACCACCACGGCGGCCTGGCCCACCTGTCCATGCCCCTGCCGGCCACGGTGCACGTGGCCGACGCCATCGCCGGGGCGCTGGGCCTGGGCAGCAGCGGCGAAATCTTCGCCCCGCCCCTGTCCCCGGCCGCCTGGGGCGCCGTGGGCCTGGCCCAGGACCGGCTGCCCGACGTGACGGCCGCCTCCATGGTCCACATCGAGGACATCACCAGGTCGTTTCTGCCCGACGAAGCCTGA
- a CDS encoding chemotaxis protein CheD, with product MQGLLERFPGHALAFLNVAQGGLYERPTMAHTVLGSCVAVTFFAPRRGLAGIFHALLPKASEYRLHSPDQTPYKFVDTAIATVVQRMQRRGVALGEIECKVFGGASALFAEDMSVGRRNVEVAFASLAALGLRVAASNVGGERGRKIVFASSSGEIFVRLLNNNVANKCGDATR from the coding sequence ATGCAAGGCCTTTTAGAACGCTTTCCCGGCCATGCCCTGGCCTTCCTCAACGTGGCCCAGGGCGGGCTCTACGAACGGCCGACCATGGCCCACACCGTGCTCGGCTCCTGCGTGGCCGTCACCTTTTTCGCGCCGCGCCGCGGCCTGGCCGGCATCTTCCACGCCCTGTTGCCCAAGGCCTCGGAATACCGCCTCCACAGCCCGGACCAGACCCCCTACAAGTTCGTGGACACGGCCATCGCCACCGTGGTCCAGCGCATGCAACGCCGGGGCGTGGCCCTCGGCGAGATCGAGTGCAAGGTCTTCGGCGGGGCCAGCGCCCTGTTCGCCGAGGACATGTCCGTGGGCCGGCGCAACGTCGAGGTGGCCTTCGCCAGCCTGGCCGCGCTGGGCCTTCGCGTGGCCGCCTCCAACGTGGGCGGCGAACGCGGCCGCAAGATCGTCTTCGCCTCGAGCTCGGGCGAGATCTTCGTGCGGCTGCTCAACAACAACGTCGCCAACAAATGCGGCGACGCCACGCGTTAG
- a CDS encoding glycosyltransferase family 2 protein yields the protein MMHGKKVVVVMPAYNAASTLERTYAEVPKDIVDEVILVDDCSRDNTIEQAQKLGLRCFRHHRNWGYGRNQKTCYAEALKTGADVVIMVHPDYQYTPKIIPAMANLVTCGEYDAVIASRILGGTALRGGMPLYKYVSNRFLTASQNLLLGAKLSEYHTGYRAFSREVLEALPLWENSDDFVFDNQMLAQTIYFGYRIGEVSCPTKYFEEASSINFRRSCTYGLGVLQTSLQFRLQKWGRKQYAIFDGKGRGLSSPNPEYYADETPGCDPAN from the coding sequence ATGATGCACGGAAAAAAAGTGGTGGTGGTCATGCCCGCCTACAACGCGGCCTCCACCCTCGAACGGACGTACGCCGAAGTGCCCAAGGACATCGTGGACGAGGTCATCCTCGTCGACGACTGCAGCCGGGACAACACCATCGAACAGGCGCAGAAACTCGGCCTGCGCTGCTTTCGCCACCACCGCAACTGGGGCTACGGCCGCAACCAGAAGACCTGTTACGCCGAGGCCCTCAAAACCGGCGCCGACGTGGTCATCATGGTCCACCCCGACTACCAGTACACGCCGAAGATCATCCCGGCCATGGCCAACCTGGTGACCTGCGGCGAGTACGACGCGGTGATCGCCTCGCGCATCCTCGGCGGCACGGCGCTGCGCGGCGGCATGCCGCTGTACAAGTACGTGTCCAACCGCTTCCTGACCGCCTCGCAGAACCTGCTGCTCGGCGCCAAGCTGTCGGAATACCATACCGGCTACCGGGCCTTTTCCCGCGAGGTGCTCGAAGCCCTGCCGCTTTGGGAAAATTCCGACGACTTCGTCTTCGACAACCAGATGCTGGCCCAGACCATCTATTTCGGCTACCGCATCGGCGAGGTCTCCTGCCCGACGAAGTACTTCGAGGAGGCCTCGTCCATCAACTTCCGGCGCAGCTGCACCTACGGCCTCGGGGTGTTGCAGACGTCGCTCCAGTTCCGCCTGCAGAAGTGGGGCCGCAAGCAGTACGCCATCTTCGACGGGAAGGGTCGCGGCCTGTCTAGCCCCAATCCCGAGTACTACGCCGACGAGACCCCGGGCTGCGATCCGGCCAATTGA